In one window of Qipengyuania profundimaris DNA:
- a CDS encoding RlmE family RNA methyltransferase: MARSGKDRETRVRTAKKRTASSTRWLQRQLNDPYVKQAKAEGYRSRAAYKLIELDEKYGLLNGVTRVVDLGIAPGGWSQVVRKRKPKALIVGIDLLEVEPIEGVEIFQMDFMDDDAPRVLEEALGGKAELVMSDMAANTVGHKQTDHLRTMGLVEAGAWFAIENLALGGTYLAKVLAGGTDNDLLTLLKKHFKTVKHAKPPASRKGSSEWYVIAQGFKG; the protein is encoded by the coding sequence ATGGCCCGCTCCGGCAAGGATCGCGAAACGCGGGTTCGCACCGCGAAGAAGCGAACGGCGAGTTCGACCCGCTGGCTACAGCGCCAGCTCAACGATCCCTACGTCAAGCAAGCAAAGGCCGAAGGATATCGCAGCCGCGCGGCCTACAAGCTGATCGAGCTGGATGAGAAATACGGGTTGCTGAATGGCGTAACCCGCGTCGTCGATCTCGGTATCGCGCCCGGCGGCTGGAGCCAGGTCGTACGCAAGCGCAAGCCCAAAGCTCTGATCGTGGGCATCGACCTGCTCGAAGTGGAGCCGATCGAGGGCGTCGAAATCTTCCAGATGGACTTCATGGACGACGATGCGCCGCGCGTGCTGGAAGAGGCACTGGGAGGCAAGGCCGAGCTGGTGATGAGCGACATGGCCGCCAATACCGTAGGCCACAAACAGACCGATCACCTGCGCACCATGGGCCTGGTCGAAGCCGGCGCCTGGTTCGCGATCGAAAACCTCGCGCTAGGCGGGACCTATCTTGCCAAAGTCCTCGCGGGCGGGACCGACAACGACCTGCTCACCTTGCTCAAGAAGCACTTCAAGACGGTGAAGCATGCAAAGCCTCCCGCCAGCCGCAAGGGTTCCAGTGAGTG